The following proteins come from a genomic window of Populus alba chromosome 12, ASM523922v2, whole genome shotgun sequence:
- the LOC118060705 gene encoding ATP-dependent Clp protease ATP-binding subunit CLPT1, chloroplastic, with protein MASNTISFLQIPISTSQFCNEKPHNSSLLPLPLSSFYGNKLLISHSMLRTLSLKGNKPSTNVTVLSTLPTKKYTSQKIPKWSARAIRSFGLGELEARKLKYPNTGTDALLMGILIEGTSPAAKFLRANGITFFKVREETVNLLGKSEMYFFSPEHPPLTEQAQRALDWAVEEKLKSGDSGEITTTHILLGTWSEKESAGRKILETLGFNDDKAKEVAESMNGDVALSFK; from the exons ATGGCTTCTAACACTATCTCATTTCTCCAAATTCCAATCTCCACCTCTCAATTTTGCAATGAAAAACCACATAATTCTTCACTCTTGCCACTCCCTTTAAGCTCCTTTTATGGCAACAAGCTATTGATTTCACACTCAATGTTGAGAACTTTATCTCTTAAGGGCAATAAGCCATCAACGAATGTCACAGTTTTATCTACTCTACCCACCAA GAAGTATACATCTCAGAAGATACCAAA ATGGTCAGCAAGAGCGATAAGGTCATTTGGGTTAGGAGAACTGGAGGCGAGGAAGTTGAAGTATCCTAATACGGGAACTGATGCACTTTTAATGGGGATTTTGATTGAgg GGACTAGTCCAGCTGCAAAGTTTTTGAGGGCTAATGGGATTACTTTTTTCAAAGTCAGAGAAGAAACTGTGAATTTACTTGGGAAAtctgaaatgtatttttttagtcctGAGCATCCTCCATTGACTGAACAAGCTCAAAGAGCACTTGATTGGGCTGTTGAGGAGAAACTAAAGTCAG GAGATAGTGGAGAAATTACCACAACTCATATACTTCTGGGGACTTGGTCAGAAAAAGAATCTGCAGGTCGCAAGATATTGGAAACTCTAGGTTTTAATGACGATAAAGCTAAAGAAGTCGCAGAATCT ATGAACGGAGATGTTGCCCTGAGCTTCAAGTAG